In Plectropomus leopardus isolate mb chromosome 17, YSFRI_Pleo_2.0, whole genome shotgun sequence, the DNA window CGAAGACAACGAAAGCATCGAAGACAAGGTATGTTGAAACAGAATCTGTGTGTAAAAATGGTAAAGTACAAACACATGTTAACGTAGGAAACTGTTAGCTGAAGGAATTTGCATGATGTGTGTTGAAATGTGCTTGCAGGACCTGGTTGCCTGGATTACCACCGGCTTCCTCCACATCCCCCACTCTGAAGACATTCCCAACACGGTTACCGTGGGAAACGGGGGCGGGGTCCTGCTGCGGCCTCACAACTACTTTAATGAGGACCCATCCATCCACTCTGCTGATGGGGTGTACATTGACCCAGGCAACGAAGACAGCTGTGACAACAACAGGATGGCCTGCCTCGCTAAAGAGACCTGCAGCCCTGTCTTTGAACCCTTCACCTACAACGGTTTCGAGGGAGTCATGAAGTTTGAGGAGTGGGAATGATTTATTGAGCGCTGCTCGGTGTTAGCCCTGGTGAACTGTTGTCAATGTTACCATGTTTATAAATGAAGTTTGGGACAAGTAATGAGTTGCGCTACATGTGATTTAAAGTCGCAACAGGCAAGAAATTGAGTTAAGtaatttttcagtaatttaGAAAACATGCTAATTTGCTTTGTTTCCAGAAGTAGAAAATCAATACtactttcttgtttgtttattacagATCTGGAGTCAGGCTATGGCTAGCTTAGCTttaacataaagactggaagcaggcAGAAACAGCTAGTCTGGCTCTAtcaaaagtaggaaaaaaaacctctaaacTTAATctttacacaaacaaatatgtaaaataagtCAGTTTATGGGAAAGTTCAAAacgttttcatcccaagtcatcacatattgctgctttgtcagttgACTTCGACATCTACACATTAttctctaggtatccttctgcatctgctgttgacatttttacatgccGCTACCGACATCGCAATGGCAGCAAAATTATgctacaaaagcatgtggttttgtttaggcaacaagagcacatggcaaccaatgccagtatgtcaacaaaagcacatgcttaggaTTATGCATCAAAGGCATGGATAGtaaagtaaggcaaaaaaggcacatggttaggtgtagaaaatTAAACATCACAGATGGGAAGTATACAATGGACTTACACATGAatgtctggggtttgttggatacatccaccgcccctcctgcctgcccaaTAGGGAccacctttgtgctccttaacACCGTGATAACACCACAactggttctgtccggctgcattCTCAGCGGACGATGCCCAGTGGCCTGTTTTGGCATCATGATCTTGAGCCAAAATCattgcaaaagcagcagtatttgatgactttggagtGAGAATAAGCTGGGAGGTTACACGCTTTAACAATTTCCTTGTAGGGGTGGggaaaaaacattcattcaagaaactttttttcattttttgtttgattttttttaatgcctgaatcaattcaattcaattgtggactttgcaatttttaatgTGGTAATCTGTGACTAAATGTGACTTCATATTCATTTCAGGAAAAACAACCCAAATTCAGCCAGCCCAGTGCAAACTCCCCACCGGATTAGGAAACTTTCAATTGCTGCCGTTACACAAATTAGACCCAACTCACTGTGAACCCCAGTGTTAGGGTGGCTAGTTAGTATGTTAGCTCGTTAATTTATGTCACATTTGTGAAATGATAAAGAGAATGAGCAAGGCCAATCAGTGTGCTGCGTACGGCTCTACAACAGAATCtgattttacccattttaaatactaataaaaataaaaaaatcaatcagtgtTGACATTGTGGCAGTTGCCGCAAAGTAATCAATGTATAATAAACACTGCAAGCTTGATGAGCAGGGAGAGCTACATGTAGCTGTTTCAGTTTATTCCTAAaagtctatattttttttatccattataTCGTATCAAGGCTAGGCTACATTTTAGTAAGTAATTAAGTATGAAAAGTATATTTTCATAAAGCAGCTTTCACATAATAagttcacaaagtgcttcactggaataaaattgttaaaaaataagccAAATATAAGTTATTAGTAAATTTACCAGTTTTCTATGCACAATATGATGCTGCTGAAATATATGTCACAAAGCATGACTGACATGAGATGTACATTGTTTTTGGAGCTATGTCTCATGATATACAatatctgtttctattattgctgtgcccccccccccccccccctcccccccctctttctctttcctttttgccatgattgtatttcatttgctatttacgacatctattgcacatctgtccatcctggaagagggatccctcactatcctctaccgctcttcctgaggtttcttcctctttttttccccgttacaggggttctttttctggagtttttccttgggtgatgtgagggtctaagggcagagggatgtcgtacactgtaaagccctctgaggcaaaccatgttttgtgataatgggctctataaataaaactgacttgacttgtaGCTGGAGATGCTACACAGATACTTTTTATCGAGCATGTTTATTAGCTAAGCTAAGATGGTATACATAGTAAACATttagtacgtttacatgcacagttcaGTGGAGCTTCAATTACagcttgattaggccatttaattggacaaCTGTCCTCGTCCCAGTAAACAAGCACAGGGGGAGAATCCATTCATTGATGAAAGTATGTTCAACTCTGCCATGGATGGTGGAGATATGACCCCTTTCATCTAGTTGCTCTTGGTAGTCAGTAGTTGCATTTGTAAAACTAACTGAAGTTTATTTGTCATCTTTAgagtacagaaaaaaacaaccagagtTAGACGTTATGCCATTACTTGACCAATTTTACATGAGAGAAATATCTTAGCCTACTTAACACACTTTTGATTGCAAGACTGTTTGCTGCAAATTAATACTTTATCAGAAATGATTGTTGCCTGggatttattgctttttcaaaaCCTAATGATTGAATTCTCAGAAATGTTATCTATGGTTTGAGCTTTTGCATCGGTTGTATTTACAGtaatcagtgtttcctctaggatttttttcagcagcgggggcaggctctccagggagccgtggcggcgtaaacaaatgacgctttttaaaggctgaatgtaaaaataaaaaataataacaaaaattcaacaataagataataaaaacaataaataataatttcttgatggggctgtaatcagtggcaaagtttgcacccaggctcagaacaatggatttttcttggttttttgtagaacagctctaaggctctgttgtacggaaattccccaagaggtggcccattgatgctcagcagcatacatgctgcaaggtgatccccctgcagcctgtttctcaagtcagtcttcacctacaaatagaaacaataattttttattttttttatttatttttttcaacccatttagggtcccagcctgatagcctgtgtttccctttatgtttttctcctctactctcatctctctctcctgcaccatcactttgctctcctgctccttcactcggcactccccctcctgtactctgctctccttcactttgttccactgctcctccctgtctgttacttgtcttatacgattacataaaacattaacgttagataatttacactcacgtcacatttgattacaagtgtgaacataattttttacctaaccatcataatttgagtcagtaaaaaggctaatgatacctgactagcgccatcctcatcaggtgtctttctcttctttgaaaaatatttgaacaagctcatctgaaaatgcagtcagcagttacatcatggcgtgtatatcgcttaatgctatcaattagtttactcacattagcgacactgagttgagttggcaccgggcccaattaacttaagctacgtaaccttagctggccatcaatattttgcgaatgtttatttaactaataaaatctattataagttttcttaagctaataagtctaccttttctccgATAAGTTGCACGCTGttttcaagccgacactcctctgactctccgacctgatgcctggatgcCAGTAGCTAATTAACGTGGGCACCAATTAGTTCTgctggggggtgggagggggcggtggtatctaccccaaagagtagataaGGAACGagatagttatctgcctcagcactcgcgacacccaacgcagtgcaggactgtgctgtgatgcggcggtggtgtatttgcaatttaaaaaaaaacaaaaaaacaaccaaaaaaaaaaacgacatttgaaggagcggtgggtaggatttaggagtggcgggccgccactcctaaatgagtgtagaggaaacactggtAATGTTTGCAATCACACTTGTTATGTCAGCAATCACTTTTTATATAAATTCCAAATGGCCCTGGAAGAGGCCTTCTTACTTATGAACCACTGTGATATTAACTGTGAGATAAACTGACACTGTAGCGTCAGTTGTGTGAAAAAGTGTGCACTGACAAATATAACCATCCAGTTCGAAGCAGGATCGCGGCCTGATGTGGCTCGAGGCTGGGACTACTGAACATCTGACTGATGTCTGATtcattttgtgtattgtttctgcagtgcaacattctgaggaatGTATTGTTATAGTTGTTTcctctacaaaaaaataaaagaagagatTATTTGTCAAAGAAGGGTTCTGGAGGTCTGGTGGTGCTCAGATTGATTCTGCTAAGCTTTCATTCTTCTCTGTGAATTTCACTTGTGGGAGACAGGCAGTGACAGgatgtgaaaaacaaagaagagcAGAGCTCCTGTGGAGAATCCAACAATAACCTGCACTCAAAGACCGAGTCGTGCCATGCTGAGACAGACGGCTTTTGATTCTCGCAGAAGAGACATAGACCTACCTTGATTTCATGGCCCTTAcactcagtgtgtttacatgatgtgtgaaaatgttgaattattgtgtcagtccGACTGAAGTCAGTAGGGGGCAATTTACTCCTTCATTTACATGCCTCAATTGGACTTGAACTGGCCTGGGTGCCACATTTTGACCcagaagtcaaacagcataatttgtaGGAGAAAGCCAGGAAAAGCAAACCAAGAAGAAAACATACGAAATCCACAGTGACAATGTTTTCACTATTCaacatgcaacctgtttgccGCTTGCTAGCTTGCttggtatgtgatgtaataggtcAACCAAAACAAGGTCCAATAGCAGCTATCTGAAAATGAGGCATATTACCACCAACTGTGGCAGTCTGATATAGTTCCTCAATAAATCAGTTCTCCTCTGGTGTTGCACTGGGACAAGTGGTTCGTTTAAATGACCTAGCTGATATAACCATAGCTTgccttaactgtgcatgtaataCATGTATACTGTCTGTCATATACTTGATAGACCACTAGTGGAAGAAATATGTTGATCCTTATGTGAACGTAACAGGATAGTAATGTGAAATACTATTATACCTGGGCTTTTTGACTTctcatcaggaaaaaaaaatacaagcatTTCATTTACATCAACATATGCAGTTGTTGGTTTATGGGGTCAACAGGATCCAAAGTTTATATctaaacaagcatttaaacctctgttAAAGTAACATACCAGCCTGAATAAGTGTATAACAGAGAGCAGTTCTTATTCTCAGCAGACTGTAAAATAGCAGTTAAATGACCTCCACATCTCAGTACCAGATGATGCAAAAAATACTCATGGGGGCATGAGTGTTACAGCTCGAAAAGATCTGGAACTTGTCAGTAAGGAGATGGGCCCATGGGAGCAGGTCTGAGGTGAAAAAATTCTCATGAACACATCTGCAACGCCAGTCCAGTGCTGTTGAATTTAGTTAAATGTCTGAATACTGTGAGGGAAAACTTTTGACCTGCTTGTGGCGTAAGAAGAACTTTGAGGGGTCTTCAAAAACTAACATTGCTAGTATGTAGTAATGATACAGATATTGATCCAGTAATTTAATCCAATtttcattctgaagtcgtcaaatactgcagcATGTGCAGCGATTTCAGCATAACATCATGATGCCAAAAGTCATCTTTCATGGCTGTATGATATGTGGACGGACTATCTCAGTTGATAACGTGGTTGGATGGAACCTGTTGTTGACATCCTAGTGTTTGTTGCCATGTTCTTTTGTTGCGCTAATATAGTccatcatgtgcttttgttgacatcctgtcACCAGTAGCAATATGCTGGAATgtcaacttgggatgagaacgtgttggacaTTTCACTCTGGATCACAAATTTAATGTCATGGTGGCACCAGAGGATTGGTCAGTGGATCACCAAAGTCAATGAATTTCCTCCTCTATGGACTACGAATgtctttataaaatgttatgttaataGGTAAAGTTCATCCAGTCATTGTtgtgatatttcagtctggCCCAAAGAGGTGCATCAATAGACCAGCTGTCATTGCGGTCTCTTGCTTTTAACATGGCAGGACAAGCATGCCACATAACCCACACAACAATGAGACAACAATACAAACAAGACAAAGCCAAAGCAATGTGTGTTTtaggacagatggatggatttaGCTGTATAAGGTATAAAAGTGCCATAGAACTGTgaccaaaaaaagttaaaatcataGCCATAACTGGATGGTGACTGTCTTACATGTAAACTCTTTGCAAAGCATTCATTATTCACCATACCAATATTTCTTATATCTTCACTCACAAAGTACTTGATTTAGGTATTTAAGGTTTCCAGTAAGCTCCCTAAACACTTATTTTCATCAGACCAAACTAAATGGACGTAATAGGCCAAAACATACACCACAATCAGTAGCAGACATACTGCATTTAGACACGCAGTagaaaaatcctacaaattaCAGTACAGATTATGAAACTCcttatttttctaataaagtTTTCAGTTAGGTTACAGTCTTTGCTTACATAACTTAAAGTTCAGCTGAGGTTGATCCTCTGCCAATAATGGAATTCCTAGAAGCACAatactgaatgtgtgtgtgtacttgaaTGGGTACAAACACTTTGCAAGCTGCTGATAGCATTTAGCACGCAAACAACACACAGGAGCATTATTAACACATCCTCTCCTGGCCAGTTTCCTGTCAGATACAATAGGCAACAGAGAGTTCAAGAAGGGGCTtaatacagagagagacaaataaacaacaacaacaataacaacaaacacatatCTCATATTTAAACCGGGGACATCTGTGACATACAGCTCGACATGAAGCTGTGTCTGTAcctgaaatgtcttgtttttatcttgtttttgttttgatttttcttgaGCAAAAAGGGACCTATATAAACGAGAGGGTGGTTCTGCTGAGGACTGACAGGTGCATCTGACTCATAGATAGTAGTAACACCTCACAAACAGCCTTTTATATAAGCAGCCCGTCCTTAAAGATGCATAACTTGGGGTCTTAATAAAATTTAACATGCAGATGTCATGAACAAGTAAATTAACTATAGAGACCCAAAACATTTTAGTACCAGGATGTAATCATGTTGATTTCTTCTGTAAAGTTAGGATTTTTAAAACaggggtctgtggggattgactctgtttcagagccagcctctagtggccattgggaaaactgcagtttttggaagaattgctttgacttcatttttcagctttgaaGGAAGCTGCTCATGTACACATGAAAAATCTTTCTTgtcagtgtctgtctgtggcTTAAAACTCATCAGTCACTTTGTTGAGTTGATAATATTGACAAAACCTGGAATAAACTTTGGCAATTTCCTTGCCAAAGGGACTCTAAAGTGCCTCCTCGAGCTCAAACTGTCTGCAAATAGGATGGGAGCTATCTGCCAAGATACTACTCACTTCCTTCCTTGTCCTTTCTGTACAGAATTGGGCCAAGGACTTTTGTGGCATGCCAACTATTTTGCCATTGACAAAATTGGTATATTCTTAGATGATGGTGACAGTACTAGACAGGAAGATGACAAGTTAAAACACTCTGACCCATAGTTTTGTACACTAATTCTAAAATCTGCTGACTAACACACCCAGGCCACCAAGTTTCCAAGGAAGAAAGAGTCTCTGTGagcacccccccccaaaaaaaaaaaaaacaaaacaagatgacaaCAGCAGAGATGCCAAACTCATTtacacaaaccaatgggtgacatcatggtagctacCTCCATAATTGTCTGTGGTCCAGTCCAGCAGAAtgagaaaatgagacaaaaaggtGCAGTCACTAGCGAGATGGTATAGTGGGTAAACTGTAGGCTGTTGCCactttttatttgcactgttgCATATTTACATTGCTGTGTATCACAGAGGCATTAGGCCTTTAGAAATTATGCAGAGTTGCATGTCTTGGTCAACTGCCAAGCAAATTCTGGTGCCTGTTTTCTTAAATCAAAATGAATCATCCACAATATCTCATGCCTTTTGTTACTTGCACCTTCTGGCTTCCTTatcaaatcaaaagaaaaatgtatgtacTGTATTAAGAACTGGAAATATTTTACTGATTTGCAATAAACCTGTTTTCAATTTGCTCACTCCACTCAGTATTTCAGTGCGAAATATTTTCTGTGCACAAACTTAAATTTGTTAATGTCTGTACTACATTTGAAGGCAATCTGTCAAATAGTTGTTAAGACCTCCCTAATATTTAAAAGAATCACATTTTAAGTCCTCTGTCTTGTTACTCCATCGAAGTGGAAGCCGTTGTAGGTGAAGGGTTCAAAGACAGGGCTGCAGGTCTCTTTAGCGAGGCAGGCCATCCTGTTGTTGTCACAGCTGGCCTCGTTGCCCGGGTCGATGTACACCCCATCAGCAGAGTGGATGGATGGGTCCTCATCAAAGTAGTTGTGTGGCCGCAGCAGGACCCCACCCCCGTTGCCCACGGTTACCGTATTGGGGATGTCCTCGGCGTGGGGTATGTGGAGGAAGCCGGCAGTCACCCAGGCAACCAGgtcctggggaaaaaaagaaaataaagaggtATTAGGGAAGTAAATGGCTTGGTAGGTTTTATTAAATTTGTATGTTCTAAACACCTTTGCACACCTGGTTTTCAATGTTTTCGTTGTCTTCAATGTACTTGCTAAAGTCAACAGGTGGTGTCCAGATGTCATGCTGATTGTACAGACTGCCACAGCTGTGCTCCAAGTCCTTCTGCTTAGTGATGGCGACCTTAtacctgaggaaaaaaagttaagtgaGATTCcagggagaggaaaaacaacatgatgATAAGGTGACACTGTTTGCACACAAAAGCCAGAGAAAGGCGGGGAGTGCACAAAGTGATCAATCACTTTCGGTCTGTGATTTAAGGCCATAACATACCAAGCACACCgtcaaagaactagtggcaaAAAAGCCCCCTGCTGTGTCACCCCACATTGGTCAAAAGTTGCACAGAAACATCAAACCAACAACCAACCAGCACGTACATTCTACACCTGTATGAGAGGCAGtacccctccataccagcagatgaCAGTCATCTGTAATAGTCATCAACAAAAAGAAAGCCAACAACAGTCAGCAAGGGCCATCAGTGCAGGATACACCGTGGCAACAAGGGCAGTGGGCCCAAGATAAGCAGATGGCTGGtggtcagcttggtgtgtcacagcCTAAAAGCTTCTTTAGCCTCAAGTCTCAGGTCCCCTCACAGGGCGCTGGCCTCTCACCTGGCCCAGGACATGGCCCTCTCCTCTGGCTCGCTCTCTGGGAGGTGGTCTCCAGCAAAGCTGAACACCTGCAGCCTGTAGGAGCGCTGGTGACCCCAGCGGTTGGTCTTATCGCTGGCGATGTGGAGATAGCGAGGAGTCTTGGCATCATGACGCAGAGCTGCTTCCTGTGTGATGACAAACAAATGACACATGTTGGATAGTGTGGTTGGAGGTGAcctttttgtcagattttttccccacattttctCACAGTTGTGAATGCATCACCTGTCTTATATCCTCTGACTAAGCAGCAACCTCCgaagctgaaaaacaaagtcaaagcaATAGTGCCAAatgctgcagttcctctaatggccacttgaggcagGTGCTAAAACGGATGTCAATCCCCATAAATCCCCATGTGAGAATGCCAAACTTTACAAACTTTGTGGTTTATATTTTCTTCCCTCCCACCAGACCaaattttattacaattttgtttattagcatgtttttattttgaccaatACATGTAATTACAGGTTGCAGCTGAAATTGAGCTGGATGACCTTGTGCTAATGTTAAGTttctgttcatgtgtttgtgtcaacTTCCTGTTTGATGTTGAAATGTGTACTCACTAGCTGTGTTCTAAACCGTCCCCtctgtcactcactcactattaACTATGTAGTGTGTATcaaatagtgcactatatagggaATGACCAAACGAAATTTCGGACACTACATTGGAATTTTTTCCCCAGGAAATACACGACTGCATTGCACTGTGGTAGACGGGAGTTGAATGTAGTGTGCATCgtatgtacactcaaattttCTGTGCATTGTGagcattttatagtgcactaaatagtgaatgaaattaacagcagagaATTCGGacaccactacaaaatggcagacacactatatagtgcactgtATCTGTGATAGAGAACAGTCTCAGACACAGCTACTGTGTTTGGTGCTAGTTTTACTTCCTGAGTTTCCTGCCTCTTTTGATCACCTCATGTGTGTCACCTGTGTCTTATTTCACACAGCTGTGAGTAGTTAATGATCAGCCTTTGTGTATTTGAATCCCAGGGTTTCCTCCCTTCAGTAATATTCACCCCACCACTCCCcacccacatacacaccaaaaaaaaaaaaaaaaaaaaaagaaaggaactTGAACACGATACATTTCAAGCAAGGACTACCCAACTCCCCATTTCCCATatagttaaataaaagtaacaacaattaaacacattaataaaaaaatacaaaaaataaatgaataaaagaaataaagaaaaatactaaaggaaaaacacacaaaaaaatgggtCACAGTTATGGTGGTGGCTGCCATGTCTTcaacaaaggaaagaaacagGACTTGTTTCTTGTGTGATTTCCCTGAACGGattttttctgcctttgctGACTGCCTAAGCAAAGATTTGGATTTGATAAACTGttcttggtattttttttttttctctgcatctgAGTCCCAGTTTTGTGCGAAAGTGTTAAAAACCATACCTTTCTGCAGCTATAACTATTACTGCtacaatgttaaataaaaatgagactGCACCTGCTCTGTTTGAAGCTGTTTCTCCACCACCTTAGGAATCATGGCGTGGCGTTCAGGCATCCAGGGCAGTGAGACATTCACAAACTCCATGTCTTTGGTTTGGAAAACATTCTTCACTCCTGGAGAAGTGACATTCAGTTGACTGCatgttattttaactttactttctgCAATTATGCCTAGTTGTAGCTTTTGttcaattatatttaaaaaaaatagattctgACATGCTTAAAGTCCTCAAGATTCCTACAACACTCACCTAAAACATCAAGATCCACTTTGAAGTTGACAAAATGGGTGTGGATATTTCCGGTGACATTTTCAGCCACTTGGTGACCGAATGTAAAACTGTTATTTGACGTAGAAGATGAGCCAATGTAGCCAGTGGCGTGCACCTTGGCCTCCACTGACCCACTCTGGTAGAAAATGAAATCCCACATGTAGTCATAGTTTCCTATGGCTGTGATGGTCCTGAACACTAAGGCACTGTTTGCTAGTCCTCCATAACTGTTGTAGAATATCTCTGAGAAGTGCCTCCGCAGAGGAGAACCTGTGTTGTGCTCAAAGACACAAATTGAGTTTCTGAGTCGGCGTGGAACACCAGTGTCCATGAAATGGAACGTGTCTATGTATGTAGCTGAATAAGGGCAGTCGACCCCCCTGACCAACTCATAAGCACACCGACCAATGCCCATGCTTCCATCAAGGAACTTGGTGAGCATCATATTTGGGGTGACAGACCCGTAGACTGACATGGCTTCTTGAACGCTTAGCTCATAGATGATCCTCTCCCCTCTGAAACGAACATCAAAAACTCTCATGCCTGTAAGTGGGCTCAGACCAAAGGCAAAACTCCAGTCAAGATATACGATGTGGTTATTCTTCACACTGTATCGCTTACCATGGACATAAAACTGTTGGGGTCCAACACCCGTGGGTTTCTGTTTGGGTTTGAGTGAGGCGTAATTCGGCACAGGTTTGTAGACAACTT includes these proteins:
- the LOC121956185 gene encoding membrane primary amine oxidase-like, whose translation is MVSKTICNILKGLLVLVVVASLIGNCVLIWLNTQRTPTCPAQQVNPVKHAPHDDRSVVFADLSVEEFLQVRDYMTKIPGMNISIEPALPPFVDYLYMIDLSLPKKKDVLRHLDTNGPKPTREATAVVFHGTKNNVKEYVVGPLPNPSYHRDVTLERYKREIPLTARPIHFGEHIGREIFLKGVLKPISMLLSESFGIDAASSPAFYESMPRGVKSGDRQTWLVLCRKVEGFFIHPVAFEIFFDHRSTNFLSWRVIKVLYNGQYFDSIMELKQQYEAGTVDKVVYKPVPNYASLKPKQKPTGVGPQQFYVHGKRYSVKNNHIVYLDWSFAFGLSPLTGMRVFDVRFRGERIIYELSVQEAMSVYGSVTPNMMLTKFLDGSMGIGRCAYELVRGVDCPYSATYIDTFHFMDTGVPRRLRNSICVFEHNTGSPLRRHFSEIFYNSYGGLANSALVFRTITAIGNYDYMWDFIFYQSGSVEAKVHATGYIGSSSTSNNSFTFGHQVAENVTGNIHTHFVNFKVDLDVLGVKNVFQTKDMEFVNVSLPWMPERHAMIPKVVEKQLQTEQEAALRHDAKTPRYLHIASDKTNRWGHQRSYRLQVFSFAGDHLPESEPEERAMSWARYKVAITKQKDLEHSCGSLYNQHDIWTPPVDFSKYIEDNENIENQDLVAWVTAGFLHIPHAEDIPNTVTVGNGGGVLLRPHNYFDEDPSIHSADGVYIDPGNEASCDNNRMACLAKETCSPVFEPFTYNGFHFDGVTRQRT